The following coding sequences are from one Cygnus atratus isolate AKBS03 ecotype Queensland, Australia chromosome 15, CAtr_DNAZoo_HiC_assembly, whole genome shotgun sequence window:
- the DNAJA3 gene encoding LOW QUALITY PROTEIN: dnaJ homolog subfamily A member 3, mitochondrial (The sequence of the model RefSeq protein was modified relative to this genomic sequence to represent the inferred CDS: deleted 2 bases in 1 codon): protein MGAGQESGTAPALTAGSAGTRPPPREEPGPQPAARAPPGRQETGHGPGVPGRGVPRPAATTPLPSPSPRHCARAAPRSPPTAAVTHAQRRARAKMAAGSAARWLGAAGAARGCAAGPGPGRGRGRGALRLPLVWLLRGLGPAPGPAARRPSLLCAGPWAAGPSRVPAASFHSSAAARAKEDYYQVLGVPRSASQKEIKKAYYQLAKKYHPDTNKDDPKAKEKFAQLAEAYEVLSDEVKRKQYDAYGTASFDPGATGAGAGRQYWSSGPSIDPEELFRKIFGEFSGSPFGDFQNVFDQPQEYIMELTFTQAAKGVNKEIVVNINDSCERCGGKGNEPGTKAQHCHYCNGTGMETINTGPFVMRSTCRRCGGRGSIITTPCVVCRGRGQTKQKKTVVVPVPAGVEDGQTVRMPVGKKEIFITFRVQKSSVFRRNGADIHSDLLISVAQAVLGGTARCQGLYETINITIPPGIQPDQRIRMSGKGIPKVNSYGYGDHYIHIKIKVPQRLTDRQRALMMSYAEDETDVDGTVNGVTNTASGGRATARADAGEDRPEAEENKEGFLSKLKKMFSS from the exons ATGGGCGCTGGGCAGGAATCGGGAACAGCTCCTGCCCTTACCGCGGGCTCTGCGGGAACGCGGCCACCTCCGCGAGAGGAGCCCGGGCCTCAGCCCGCTGCCCGCGCCCCGCCCGGGCGGCAGGAGACCGGCCACGGCCCCGGGGTGCCCGGGAGGGGGGTCCCGAGACCCGCAGCGACGACCCCACTCCCCTCACCGTCCCCCCGCCACTGCGCACGCGCGGCACCGCGCTCCCCCCCCACCGCCGCCGTGACGCATGCGCAGCGCCGCGCGCGGGCCAAGATGGCGGCCGGGAGCGCCGCGCGCTGGTTGGGG GCCGCCGGTGCCgcgcggggctgcgcggcggggccggggccgggccggggccggggccggggggcgctgCGGCTGCCACTCGTGTGGCTGCTCCGCGGGCTCGGCCCCGCGCCGGGACCCGCCGCACGCCGCCCCTCGCTGCTGTGCGCCGGGCCGTGGGCCGCGG GGCCGAGCCGCGTCCCGGCCGCCTCCTTCCACAGCAGCGCGGCGGCCCGCGCCAAGGAGGACTACTACCAGGTGCTGGGGGTGCCGCGCTCCGCCAGCCAGAAGGAGATCAAGAAGGCCTACTACCag CTGGCGAAGAAATACCATCCCGACACAAATAAGGATGACCCCAAAGCTAAGGAGAAGTTCGcgcagctggcagaagcctaCGAG GTATTAAGCGACGAAGTGAAGCGGAAGCAGTACGACGCGTATGGGACAGCTAGTTTTGATCCTGGCGCAACAGGTGCCGGTGCTGGGCGCCAGTACTGGAGCAGCGGTCCATCGATTGATCCGGAGGAGCTTTTTAGGAAAATCTTCGGCGAGTTTTCGGGGTCCCCTTTTGGTGATTTCCAGAACGTCTTCGACCAGCCGCAGGAG TACATCATGGAACTGACCTTCACCCAAGCTGCAAAAGGTGTTAACAAGGAGATTGTGGTGAACATCAATGACTCCTGCGAGCGGTGTGGTGGGAAAGGGAACGAGCCTGGtaccaaagcacagcactgccactACTGCAACGGCACTGGCATG GAAACGATAAATACGGGCCCCTTTGTAATGCGATCTACGTGCCGACGGTGTGGCGGTCGTGGTTCCATCATCACAACCCCGTGTGTAGTGTGTCGAGGAAGGGGGCAAACCAAACAGAAGAAGACAGTGGTGGTTCCGGTGCCAGCTG GCGTTGAGGACGGGCAGACAGTTCGGATGCCtgtggggaagaaggaaatTTTCATTACGTTCAGG GTTCAAAAAAGTTCCGTGTTCAGAAGAAATGGAGCAGATATCCATTCAGACCTCCTTATTTCAGTAGCACAAGCTGTTCTGGGAGGTACAGCCAGATGTCAAGGCTTGTACGAGACAATCAATATCACG ATACCCCCTGGTATTCAGCCAGACCAGAGAATTCGAATGAGTGGGAAAGGCATTCCCAAGGTTAATAGTTATGGGTACGGAGACCACTACATTCACATAAAGATAAAAGTTCCTCA GAGGCTGACAGATCGCCAGAGAGCCTTAATGATGAGCTATGCCGAGGACGAGACAGATGTGGACGGCACAGTGAACGGAGTCACAAATACAGCATCAG